The Cloacibacterium caeni region CTGATGCTTTGATTGTTGCTAGAACTCGTAAAATGATTGTAGGTCAGCAAGAGGGCCTAGTATTTCCTATAAAGCAAAAACCTATAAATAAATATATCACTCCTAAGGTGATGGAAAATATTGATACATTAGATGAATTGATAAGTTTATTTCCTCCTTCTTTATCAGGCTACCAACCAAAATATTATACGCTTACCAAGAAAGAAAAAGAGATTAGAACAAAACAAATAATTGCAGGCACTTATGATAGAGATGTTCTCGAAGATGATATTCAGAGAGATTTTTTCCTTGTCAAAATGATATATATATTATTATTAAAACGGTTAGAATCTTCATGGTACTCTTTTGAATCTACTGCAAAGAAAATTTTAGACCATCATAACAATGCATTGAACAAAGTACTGAGGTACAAAGATTCTAAAAGCAAAACTGAATCAGATGATTTTTCTTTAGAGGATTTCGAAGATTTCGAAGATTTCGAAGATTTAACACTTGGTAAAAGAGAAATTAAAATTGATGACATTGCTAAATCTGGCAATCTGGATGTTTTTGAAAAAGCACTTAATAAAGACATCCGCAAACTAGAAAAACTAATTTTTGGAATGAATGAGTTTTCTGAAACGATAAAAGCAGAAACTGAAAAACAGAATAACCTTAGTAGTGCAGACACTAAATTACAGGAGTTGATTAAAGTGATCAATGAGAAAAGAGAAGCTGGTAATAATTCTAAAAATCAAAAAATTCTAATTTTTACAACCTATACAGATACAGCTGAATATCTGTTTAATCAGTTGATGGCTCGTGGGTTTACAAAAATAGCGATGGTCAGTGGGGCAGGTGCTAGAACAGATGATAATCTAGAGTTGCAAAAGCATTTCGAACCTGTTTTAGAACGTTTTGCTCCATATACCAAACTCTTTGTAGAAAAGAAATGGGAAAATTTTCATTCTGAATCCAAAAGTCACAATAAAAAATATAAAGATTGGAAAAAATGGGTTTCAGAAATAGATCCAAAAGTTACAGCAAAACTAAATAACCCAATCGATATATTAATAGCTACAGACACTTTAAGTGAAGGGCAAAATCTTCAGGACTGTGATATGGTAATCAATTATGACATTCACTGGAATCCTGTTAGAACTATACAACGTGTTGGTCGTGTGGACCGTCTTGGTTCACCCAACAATGAGGTTTTCACTGTAAATTTCTGGCCAGCAGATAATATCAATGAATACTTGAATCTTCAGGGGAGAATTGAAAGAAGAATGGCAGCCATGAAAATTATTGGTTCCGAAGATATTAAAGATTTTACAGAACATTATTCAGACATTGCCACAGATCCAGAATTGGATAACAAACATACAGATAGAATGCTCGAACAAATGCAGAATAGTATTGATGAACTAGATGCTGAAAAGTCATTCGGTTTTGATGATCTTTCGCTGGAAACTTTTAGACAGGATTTAGCCGTAGAGTTAAATGAAAGAAGGCAGTATTATGAAAACCTTCCAAATGCCATTTTTTCTGGTGTAAAACATACGAAATCAAAGAATGTCGATAGTGGTAAAGGACTCATTGCATTATTAGGATCACCACCAAAGAAGCCACACGAAAAGAAAAATTATCAAACAATGCGTCTGGTATACCTTAATAATAATGGTGAAGAAATTCTTTTGAATGATAAAGATATTTTGCAATACCTTAATGAAGTAAAAGAGCAGGAGCGTTTTGGTTGTGAAAAACTAGATGTAGGAGAAACTGCTGAAGTAAATAAATATTCAAACGCAATAGAAAAATGGTTTATATCACAGCAGAAAGAAATTTCACAAGATAAAAATGGTAATGAGATTGTTACAGCAGGGAAAGAAAGTATTTCCTTTTTGAATAACTTCATGAAAGGTAAAAATAAAGAAATAAAAGAAGCCAAAAAAGGAGAGAAAATTTCTAAAAAATACAACAAAGAGAATTGGGATTTAATCGCTTGGATAACAATTAATTAAACTAATAACAATGAACTTAGATTATTTTAATACTAAAACTCTTTTTGAAGCAGGAACAAAATTTTTTGAAGACTTAAATATTCCAATCAACACATTTGAAGATTCAGCATTTAAACCTGAAGATGTACTCCATGAAAAGTACAACCCAAAGAATCTGTCACATCAACTTATTGAAAAAATTTACGTTTTGGGTATTGTTGATGATTCAGCATTTAAAGGTAAAACCAATTTTGATTCATATACTGAAGTACAAAAACTAGGTGGTGATTATTCAGGTCTTGTGATATTAGCAGTTGAATTGAAAACTCATAATCCTTTAAGATCTCAGCTGTCAGAGATTACAAGGGTTTTAAACCGTTCTTTTATAGCAACGCCTGTTACAGTTATTTATAAATATGGGAATTGTATAGCTCTTGCCAATAGTGAAAGAATACCTTATGCAGTTAGATTTAAAGAAGGTGAAAAAGTAGGTAAAGTAATTCTCTTGAGAGACATTAATCTTTTAAATGTTCATTCTGGTCATTTACGAATTTTAAAAAACCTTGAAATAGAAAGAAGTGGTAAAAATTCTGTAATTGATTTCAAATCACTTTATAAATATTGGCAAGATGTTTTAAGTGTCTCTATCTTAAATAAAGTTTTTTATAAAGAATTATCAAATTGGTATTTCTGGGCAATTAACGAAGTTAGATTTCCTAATGAGCCTAACCAATTAGAACTTGGGGTAGATAATAAGAAGTTTGATGAAGTTTTGAAAGAACACAGAGGGAAAAATGTAATTCGGCTATTGACACGTTTGTTATTTATTTGGTTTATCAAAGAAAAAGGATTAATTCCAGAAGAAATATTTGATGAAAAAGAAATAGCAAAACACTTTATTGATGGATTTACTCCAGAAAAACCAAAAGGAATGTTCGCTAATGGTAAATACAGCAGTAAATACTACAGAGCGATTTTGCAGAATCTTTTTTTTGCAACCTTGAACCAGCCTCGTGGTGAACGCCAATTCAGAACAGATGGTAAGCATATGAATGCCACGCAATTAATGCGATACAAATCTTATTTAAAGGAACCCGATTATTTCATAGAATTAATGGAAGGTAAAGTTCCTTTTATGAATGGAGGCCTTTTTGAATGTTTAGATAAACCACACCCTACATTAAAAAGTTCACACGGTGGAGATAAAATAATATATGTAGACGGTTTTTCAGATAGAGAAGATAATGATTTGATAGTTCCAGATTTCTTATTCTTTGATACCGACGAAGAGTTAGATTTAAGTAAGGAATATGGGAATGCTAAATCTAAAAAAGAAAAAACACGTGGATTATTTAATATTTTAAAATCATATAAATTTACGATAACAGAAAATACTCCAATTGATGAAGAGGTTGCACTAGACCCAGAATTACTTGGGAAAGTTTTTGAAAACCTATTGGCTTCTTACAATCCTGAAACTAAAACTACAGCTCGAAAGCAAACAGGTTCTTTCTATACACCACGTGAAATTGTAAATTATATGGTGGAAGAAAGTTTAATTGCTTATTTAAAAAATGAATTATTAAATGAGGAGCCAGGCGTTGTTGAATTGGGGAAAGATCAAATAGCGTTATTTGGTAATGAGACTAAAAAAGGACAATTAACTTTAGAAACTAAAATAGATGAAAGTCCATTTAAAGGAAATGAAGTAGAATTAGAAAAAAAGTTACATCAATTAGTTTCTTTTTCTAATGTAAATCCTTTTGACAATATGCCAGAGGTACAAAAGAAAATTATTAAGGCTTTGGACACCTGTAAAATCCTTGATCCAGCTTGTGGCTCAGGAGCGTATCCAATGGGTATTTTACAAAAAATGGTGCACATTTTACATAAAATAGATCCAAATAATACCGAATGGAAGCAACGTCAAATAGACCGCGTAAATGAAGCAATTGATCGCCTAGAGTATGTAGAAGATGCTGAGACTAAAAACAAGGCAATAAAAGAACTAAAAGCACAAATTGCAGATATTGAAGCTGCTTTTAATAACAATGAACTCGATTATGGGCGTAAACTTTTTTTAATAGAAAATTGTATTTATGGCGTAGATATACAACCTATCGCTACACAAATTTCTAAATTACGTTTCTTTATTTCTTTAGTAGTAGATCAAAAGGTTGACCCAAATAAAGAAAATTTTGGAGTAAGGCCATTGCCTAACTTAGAAACTAAGTTTGTAGCAGCAAATACATTAATTGGTTTGCCAAAGCAAATAATGGGTAGTTTATTTGACAAAAGAGAAGTTAAAAAGTTGGAAGATGAACTCAAAAAAGTACGCCATAAATTATTTAGCGTTAAAACCCCAAGCATTAAAAGAGAATTAAGGGCAAAAGATAAAGAGCTAAGAGAGGAAATGCAATTGGCTTTAGCTGAACAATTAGGAAATGAAACAGCACAACTTTTAGCACAATGGGATCCTTATGATCAAAATACTTCCTCTCCTTTCTTTGATAAAGAATGGATGTTTGATATTTCAGATGGTTTTGATATTGTCATCGGTAATCCTCCATATGGGGTTTCAATCAAGGATAAGTATAGAAAAGATGTTCTTAAACATTTAGGAAAAGTTCCTGATTTTGAGATTTATTATTACTTTATAGAAATATCAAAAAAATTATTAAAAGAAAATGGTGTTAAATCTTTTATAATTCCTAATACTTTTCTTTTCAATGTTTTTGCAAGTGATTATAGAATTAAATTGCTTAATAATTGGGATATAAAAATTATAGATTGTACATCCTTTAAAATTTTTGAAGGGGCTACAGTCTTTAATGCTATAACAATATTTATTAACTCAAAAAATAATGATTATATAGAGTATAAAATAACTAAAAACGTTAATAATTTTGAGGAATTAGTTAACAATCAAAATGAAAGAGTAACAAAAGAAAATATTATTAAAAATAATCAGAATTGGTGTTTAATATTTAAACTTGAAAAAACAGTATTATCCTTGGTCTTAAAAATTAAAGAAAATTGTAAAAAACTTGCAGAATTATGTCCAGAAATCAGTCAGGGTTTAATTGCTTATGATAAATATAAAGGGCAAGATGAATATACGATCAAAAATAGAATTTTTCATTATAATTCGTTTGCGGATAGCAAATTAAAAAAATGGTTATGGGGCAGTGATGTTAATAGGTATATTATAAAATGGAACGAACAGGAATGGTTAGATTATTGTCCACAAATTGCAAATCCAAGAGATCCAAAATACTTTAAAGGAGAAAGATTATTGATTCGAGAAATAACAAATCCTTCTGTTTACTGCGGTTATACAGAAGAAGAGCTTTATCATGATCCAGCTAATATTGTAATATTAAAAAGT contains the following coding sequences:
- a CDS encoding helicase-related protein — its product is MLIDNHSSDKKVYSWIEKYIAEGDFSLVTGYFTIGALVFFSNLAQKKINNYRFILGDITQRDSGIVKSLDLLNADLSIEKALSLKKIALNAVEFLKLDEVSVRTLEPNFCHAKLYLFNSKDNDPKNHFYITGSSNLTEAGIGLKESHNIELNVADFGGSSQYKDLQDWFENLWNHEKAFNEKIIVDDKGTERTVKFKQYLIDEISKLFQDYLPKDIYYKILFELFSQDIFIDIDNPDFAKKIGRLENSEIYNALYEFQKKGVISLIKRIEKYDGAILADAVGLGKTWSALAVMKYFQNQGRDIVMFCPKKLEQNWLKFRKGQDSRFEKDGLEYAIRYHTDLVESLMSKNEYVKERADFNFTNKKPKLFVIDESHNLRNDKSSRFNYLLEKIIQENEDVKILLLSATPINNSFKDVRNQIKLITAGNDEAYDEKLDIKNLYNLFINTSKHFNEWQSKMGSPISDLVKNLDDSFFRLTDALIVARTRKMIVGQQEGLVFPIKQKPINKYITPKVMENIDTLDELISLFPPSLSGYQPKYYTLTKKEKEIRTKQIIAGTYDRDVLEDDIQRDFFLVKMIYILLLKRLESSWYSFESTAKKILDHHNNALNKVLRYKDSKSKTESDDFSLEDFEDFEDFEDLTLGKREIKIDDIAKSGNLDVFEKALNKDIRKLEKLIFGMNEFSETIKAETEKQNNLSSADTKLQELIKVINEKREAGNNSKNQKILIFTTYTDTAEYLFNQLMARGFTKIAMVSGAGARTDDNLELQKHFEPVLERFAPYTKLFVEKKWENFHSESKSHNKKYKDWKKWVSEIDPKVTAKLNNPIDILIATDTLSEGQNLQDCDMVINYDIHWNPVRTIQRVGRVDRLGSPNNEVFTVNFWPADNINEYLNLQGRIERRMAAMKIIGSEDIKDFTEHYSDIATDPELDNKHTDRMLEQMQNSIDELDAEKSFGFDDLSLETFRQDLAVELNERRQYYENLPNAIFSGVKHTKSKNVDSGKGLIALLGSPPKKPHEKKNYQTMRLVYLNNNGEEILLNDKDILQYLNEVKEQERFGCEKLDVGETAEVNKYSNAIEKWFISQQKEISQDKNGNEIVTAGKESISFLNNFMKGKNKEIKEAKKGEKISKKYNKENWDLIAWITIN
- a CDS encoding Eco57I restriction-modification methylase domain-containing protein, which translates into the protein MNLDYFNTKTLFEAGTKFFEDLNIPINTFEDSAFKPEDVLHEKYNPKNLSHQLIEKIYVLGIVDDSAFKGKTNFDSYTEVQKLGGDYSGLVILAVELKTHNPLRSQLSEITRVLNRSFIATPVTVIYKYGNCIALANSERIPYAVRFKEGEKVGKVILLRDINLLNVHSGHLRILKNLEIERSGKNSVIDFKSLYKYWQDVLSVSILNKVFYKELSNWYFWAINEVRFPNEPNQLELGVDNKKFDEVLKEHRGKNVIRLLTRLLFIWFIKEKGLIPEEIFDEKEIAKHFIDGFTPEKPKGMFANGKYSSKYYRAILQNLFFATLNQPRGERQFRTDGKHMNATQLMRYKSYLKEPDYFIELMEGKVPFMNGGLFECLDKPHPTLKSSHGGDKIIYVDGFSDREDNDLIVPDFLFFDTDEELDLSKEYGNAKSKKEKTRGLFNILKSYKFTITENTPIDEEVALDPELLGKVFENLLASYNPETKTTARKQTGSFYTPREIVNYMVEESLIAYLKNELLNEEPGVVELGKDQIALFGNETKKGQLTLETKIDESPFKGNEVELEKKLHQLVSFSNVNPFDNMPEVQKKIIKALDTCKILDPACGSGAYPMGILQKMVHILHKIDPNNTEWKQRQIDRVNEAIDRLEYVEDAETKNKAIKELKAQIADIEAAFNNNELDYGRKLFLIENCIYGVDIQPIATQISKLRFFISLVVDQKVDPNKENFGVRPLPNLETKFVAANTLIGLPKQIMGSLFDKREVKKLEDELKKVRHKLFSVKTPSIKRELRAKDKELREEMQLALAEQLGNETAQLLAQWDPYDQNTSSPFFDKEWMFDISDGFDIVIGNPPYGVSIKDKYRKDVLKHLGKVPDFEIYYYFIEISKKLLKENGVKSFIIPNTFLFNVFASDYRIKLLNNWDIKIIDCTSFKIFEGATVFNAITIFINSKNNDYIEYKITKNVNNFEELVNNQNERVTKENIIKNNQNWCLIFKLEKTVLSLVLKIKENCKKLAELCPEISQGLIAYDKYKGQDEYTIKNRIFHYNSFADSKLKKWLWGSDVNRYIIKWNEQEWLDYCPQIANPRDPKYFKGERLLIREITNPSVYCGYTEEELYHDPANIVILKSDKFNIKVLMAILNSKLTTFYHFNSSPKATKGSFPKILVEDIKNFPLPSIDKIVDTDMSIKVDQILEGKKIGVDTSELEHQIDVMVYHLYNLSYEEACVIDESLTKEDFNKYSI